In the Acomys russatus chromosome 20, mAcoRus1.1, whole genome shotgun sequence genome, ctgtgaaagtgtcAGCCAAGCCCCAGAGGTGTTAACTACccataggctgagaaccactgcttaaaGGGCCAATgggatggcttagtgagtaaaggtgcttgctgccaaccctgGTGACCTGTGTGTGGTCCCAAACACCCAcatggggaaagggagagaacaCACCCCTGAAAACTGTCTCTTGACCTTCACACGTGTGCTGTGTGTGAATGAAGTGTATGcgtgtaaataaatgtaataacttTACAAACACAATAATATGAAGTCAAAATACTATTAAATatagaaagggggaagggagaaactTGAACAAAAAGATAGAAGacaattaaaagaaagagaaactattGTTCAGTAATCGAAagatgcataaaaaaaaaaaccaaatgagtGTGAGaaggagaataataaaaacacaagacATTCTTAAATGCAAGTAAAAAaccctggtgtgtgtgtagtaaaaaTGGAACCGTGGTCCAGTGAGAtgggtgcttgctgtcaagccagATTCCCATGTTCtcttcctaggacccacatggtgtaaGGCAAGAAGAAATTCCCCCAAGTGGTCCTCTGATTGCTACATATATGCTGAGGTCCGTGTATCCCCCTCCCAATCCCCcacacagataaagaaaatatatattcttttgatttATAAAAGGAATCCCAAAGGTGAATAAAGATGTGTCATTGGGACATATTTCTGGGTCCCTGAAAGCTGGAGACCTCCAGTTAGATGCACAGAGCCGGAGCAGTTGCGGTTTTGGTCTTGGGCCTCCCATTGCTGAGTCAGTACTGGACAAAGGATGATAGCTGGCAGAGCTGTGCTTGGCAGTTTGAGTCTCTGGTGGCCACGCTTAGCTTTGCAGTGGAGGGCTGGGCAGGCTGTCTCATCCTCTGGAGACTCCCTGAACATAATGCTAGGGTGGCTAATGCTCTAGCTGGGGAGTGTCTCCCCAGGACTTTGAAAGCACTGAGGCTGACCCAGGTGGAGGAACTCTCTTTCTCCATTCAAGATCTCCTACTCGTCACCCTGCTGGAGGGGTGCAGCATACAGTATTGAGTACAGTCCTGGGACTTCAAAGCTCACTCACTTTCTAGCAGTGAAGGGCAGGTAGGTGGCTCTAGCATCTCATCTGCTTACTGGCCTCATGCTCAGAATATTGAATTCCAAGGTTGTCCTCAATCCAACACATTTGTTCCCAGCCATCCCGAGTAAGACAGGCTCTTCCTAGCATGAACCCAACCTCATGTTGTCACCTTGCTTTGGCCTGTTACTTCCTATCCCTCCTACTGTCTAGGACTGCTTCTGTGTGTCTTCCCTCATCCAGGGCCTATGTCAGGGCAAACTGAGGTTGGCTGACCTGCAGCTGTTCCCTGGTCTTGATCTCTGGGGGTAGCTCTGTTTTTTAACTGAGACCCCATctcagtgtggtggtggtgctgcccACCCTCCCCCTAAGTCATAAAGTGTGACAGAATGGGGATTTTTCTCTGCTGCTGATCTGACTGTGATTGGCTCTGAGGCTGGGGAGGGCTGCCAGGCTTTCCTCCCGACTTACcttttgagaataatttctgcTTCCTCCCTTGGCAGCCAGGGAACTGAGTGGCTGAGGCCGTGCTCAGCTCACTTCCCTGTGTTGCTTCCCCGCTCCTCCTCTTTTGGCATCTTTTGTGGATTTCCGTATTTGGAATGATATCTCTTTTCTGTTATTCTGACTTTCTCTTTCACCGTTCACACAGAGGCAGCCTGTATGCTACCATTTCAAAGAAGACTCCCAAGAGATCCGTTCTAAATAAATACGTGCTCTGAGTTTATTTGGGGGAATTTTTTTTACAATcatattttactttgaaatataaaatttttacattagtaactaaaaataatttttaaaaactatagtaAGCTTATATTGCAATGATGGTAAAAGTCTAGAAATCCTCTTCAGAAAGTCACTTTTctgatatgtttatttatttacaaaagtaTTTAACCTCAGAAACCCCCTCCTCCTATTGCTCAATCATGGATGGGGTCCTGAGAAGGCAAAATGCTCTGCCTTGCCTTATGTTTTATGGGTAAAGCCATGGAGGCTTGTGGATGAGCTCACCTCTGACCTTACGTAGGGGACTGCACCATGTTCTTTGCCTCAtcccagtgccctcttctcacCACTCCATGACGTCCCGTTTGAATCCTTGTCGCTTGCCCAAAGTACTCCACTTTATCCAAATCTTCAGTTATCTACAGTTCCCCACTGAAGTTTAGCCTTCCTGGATACACTAATACATAGTGAGTCTAACCCTgtccttttaaaacaaacaaaatccccccTGCCAAAACCCACCTGATTCTGGACAAGTTCTGTGTTGTTTTACATGAGATATGGTGTGAGGGGGGCATGTGAAAACTGGTGTGAACACAAAGCAAGCTTGAGGTTCCCTGAGCCTGTTCCATTGTTGGTCATGGCTGCACCGAGAATGTTCTCaggcctcttctcttttccttccagaTCATGTGTGCCCCACGAGGCAGGGATAGGTTTACGACTCCATCCTTCATCCAGCGGGATCCATTCAGTCGTTTCCAGCCCACTTACCCCTACGTGCAGCACGAGATTGACTTGCCTCCCACCATCTCCCTGTCAGATGGGGAGGAGCCACCTCCTTACCAGGGACCCTGCACCCTGCAACTCCGGGACCCAGAGCAGCAGATGGAACTCAACCGAGAGTCTGTGAGGGCCCCACCCAACCGAACCGTGTTTGACAGTGACTTGATAGACATTTCTATGTACAACGGGGGACCATGCCCACCAAGCAGCCACTCAGGCATCAGTGCAGCTACCTGTAGCAGTAACGGGAGGATGGAGGGGCCGCCTCCAACCTACAGTGAGGTGATGGGTCACTACCCAGGCACTTCGttctaccaccaccagcacagcAACGCACACAGGGGCAGCAGACCACAGTTTCAGCCGAACAACTCAGAGGGCACAATAGTACCCATCAAGGGCAAAGATAGGAAGCCTGGGGACCTGGTCTGAATCCCTCCACAGTGCACTTTTCAAGGAGAGAAAAACCtcggcagggagagagagagagagagcacgtgcGAGAGAGCGAGGCCTGCAGGGCCCCCTGCCACAGTGTTTTCCAGCTCTACATGGTACAGCTGAGTAAAACCAAATGTGCAAACATGGTCTTCGTTTCTGATTCCTTTCACGGGAATTGCATGCAAACAAGACTGAAACAATACAAACTTCCATCTGGTCTGGCCACACACAGTGTTCatctgggggcggggtggagtCAGGGCTAGAGATGGCCTAATCTTGGCAAAGGGCGTGCAAAGAGAACGGAGAAGGCTGCTTTGAAGACATCATGAAAGTAAGACCCACAGAGGTATTTTTGACATATTTAATTCCAAAAGGAGACTACAGATAAATGAGGCCAGAATGGCCTGTTTTATAAGTAACTgaataaagaaggaagaattaTTATATCTTATCATGAGGAAGAGTCAGCCAGTTTGCTTTTTCTCCAAAGGTgtgaaacttttattttgttttaaaaatatgagtcgAAACTCCTGTTTTGTGTGCCAAGGTATAAAGTTGGAGAAGTTAAAGGAGTGAGAGGAACTGATTTGTGTTGTGATGGTATGTTTTAAGAGTTGCACTatcttaatgtttaaaaatatggatGAGGGAAACTGTATTGTGTGACGTTTCTGTATGTCGTCTTGTCACCTATGGATGGC is a window encoding:
- the Ldlrad4 gene encoding low-density lipoprotein receptor class A domain-containing protein 4 isoform X1 — encoded protein: MQEAGFQATNAFTECKFTCTSGKCLYLGSLVCNQQNDCGDNSDEENCPLVTEHPPPGIFNSELEFAQVLIIVLVVTVMVVVVVCLLNHYKVSTRSFINRPNQSQRQEDGLQPEGSLWPSDSSVQRPGASEIMCAPRGRDRFTTPSFIQRDPFSRFQPTYPYVQHEIDLPPTISLSDGEEPPPYQGPCTLQLRDPEQQMELNRESVRAPPNRTVFDSDLIDISMYNGGPCPPSSHSGISAATCSSNGRMEGPPPTYSEVMGHYPGTSFYHHQHSNAHRGSRPQFQPNNSEGTIVPIKGKDRKPGDLV
- the Ldlrad4 gene encoding low-density lipoprotein receptor class A domain-containing protein 4 isoform X4; protein product: MQEAGFQATNAFTAELEFAQVLIIVLVVTVMVVVVVCLLNHYKVSTRSFINRPNQSQRQEDGLQPEGSLWPSDSSVQRPGASEIMCAPRGRDRFTTPSFIQRDPFSRFQPTYPYVQHEIDLPPTISLSDGEEPPPYQGPCTLQLRDPEQQMELNRESVRAPPNRTVFDSDLIDISMYNGGPCPPSSHSGISAATCSSNGRMEGPPPTYSEVMGHYPGTSFYHHQHSNAHRGSRPQFQPNNSEGTIVPIKGKDRKPGDLV
- the Ldlrad4 gene encoding low-density lipoprotein receptor class A domain-containing protein 4 isoform X2 — its product is MQEAGFQATNAFTECKFTCTSGKCLYLGSLVCNQQNDCGDNSDEENCPLVTEHPPPGIFNSELEFAQVLIIVLVVTVMVVVVVCLLNHYKVSTRSFINRPNQSQRQEDGLQPIMCAPRGRDRFTTPSFIQRDPFSRFQPTYPYVQHEIDLPPTISLSDGEEPPPYQGPCTLQLRDPEQQMELNRESVRAPPNRTVFDSDLIDISMYNGGPCPPSSHSGISAATCSSNGRMEGPPPTYSEVMGHYPGTSFYHHQHSNAHRGSRPQFQPNNSEGTIVPIKGKDRKPGDLV
- the Ldlrad4 gene encoding low-density lipoprotein receptor class A domain-containing protein 4 isoform X5, with the protein product MSIDQLNNSTLKEVQFKDLFFKKAELEFAQVLIIVLVVTVMVVVVVCLLNHYKVSTRSFINRPNQSQRQEDGLQPIMCAPRGRDRFTTPSFIQRDPFSRFQPTYPYVQHEIDLPPTISLSDGEEPPPYQGPCTLQLRDPEQQMELNRESVRAPPNRTVFDSDLIDISMYNGGPCPPSSHSGISAATCSSNGRMEGPPPTYSEVMGHYPGTSFYHHQHSNAHRGSRPQFQPNNSEGTIVPIKGKDRKPGDLV
- the Ldlrad4 gene encoding low-density lipoprotein receptor class A domain-containing protein 4 isoform X3; translation: MSIDQLNNSTLKEVQFKDLFFKKAELEFAQVLIIVLVVTVMVVVVVCLLNHYKVSTRSFINRPNQSQRQEDGLQPEGSLWPSDSSVQRPGASEIMCAPRGRDRFTTPSFIQRDPFSRFQPTYPYVQHEIDLPPTISLSDGEEPPPYQGPCTLQLRDPEQQMELNRESVRAPPNRTVFDSDLIDISMYNGGPCPPSSHSGISAATCSSNGRMEGPPPTYSEVMGHYPGTSFYHHQHSNAHRGSRPQFQPNNSEGTIVPIKGKDRKPGDLV